GGACGTCTTCCTTCTTCCTGTTCCGTAATAGTTCACTTCGGCCATTTCGTCCGTCAAACCTCCAGATTTTCAGGCTGCTGCGAGACGTGCGGATGCTCGTTCCCCGCGTAAACCTTTAGCCTGCTTATGAGTTTATCCTGCATTTTGTTCTTGGGAAGCATTCCCCAAACGGCTTTCCTGATTATCTCGCCGGGCTTTTTCTTCATGAGATCGTCGGCCGTGATGGACTTTATACCGCCCGGATACCCTGTGTGCCAGTAGTATTTCTTCTGTTCCCACTTCTTGCCGGTGAATTTCACCTTGTCGGCGTTGACTACGATGACGAAGTCGCCGATGTCGGCATGCGGGGTGAACTGGGGCTTGTCCTTGCCTCTCAGTATCGTGGCAATTTTGGTTGAAAGCCTGCCCACAGTCTTGCCTTCACCGTCTATGATGTACCATTTTTTCTCGAAATCTTCACTTCTCGCCATGTAGCTGCTCATTTTCACGCCTCAAACCTTTGGGATTAAACAGTGAAATTTACCGTCTCCACGCCGATTGTCAAGCAAAAGCCGCCCCTCGCCGCCGGTTGGTCTCGGAGCCGGTCAGGTGCTATAATCATCCGAGAGTGAGGTGACATGAAATCGGACGATAAATCTTACCATACCAGAACGCACGGGTGGAAGCGCGCCTTCGGGAAAAAGCTCGAAAACATACTCGGAAAGGGCGGGGTCGTTTCGTCCGGGGACGAGCTCATCGCCTACGACGCCGACGCGCTTACGGGGATGAGGATAATCCCGATGTTCGTCGTGCTGCCGAAGAGCGCCGCCCAGGTGTCGGCCGTCCTCGGGCTCTGCTACGAAGAGGGCGTCCCCTTCGTCCCGAGGGGGGCGGGGACGGGCCTTTCGGGCGGGGCGCTCCCGACGGAAGAGGGAGTGGTCGTATCCCTCTCGCGCATGAACAGGATACTCGAAGTGGACATAGCCAACGAGCGCGTCGTAGTCGAGCCGGGGGTCGTGAACATCGCGGTCACGAACGCCGTCTCCCCCTACGGCTACTACTATGCCCCCGACCCTTCGAGCCAGGTCGCCTGCACGATAGGCGGGAACGTCGCCGAGAACTCCGGGGGCGTGCACTGCCTGAAGTACGGCGTCACGACGAACCACGTCCTCGGGCTCGAAGTCGTCCTGCCCGGCGGTGAGATAATAGAGACGGGCGGGAAGACGCTCGACAGGCCGGGGTACGACATCACGGGGCTCGTCGTCGGGTCCGAGGGCCTCCTCGGCATAGTGACCAAGGTCGTCCTCCGTATAGTGAGGAAGCCCGAGACGGTGAAGACGTTCCTCGCGGCCTTCGACAGGATAGAGGACGCCGGGGCGGCAGTTTCCGGCATAACGGCGCGGGGCGTGATCCCGGCCGGTCTCGAAATCATGGACAACCTCTGCATACGCTCGGTCGAAGAGGCCGTCCACGCGGGGTATCCCGTCGATGCCGGGTCGATACTCCTCGTCGAGCTCGACGGGCCGTCGGCGGGCGTAGAAGCCGAGATGCCTATAGTCGAAGATGTGCTCCGCGAGAATAACGCGACGCTCATAAAGACGGCCAGGGACGCGAAGGAGAGAGACCTCTTCTGGAAGGGGCGGAAGAACGCCTTCCCGGCGATGGGGAGGGTGAGCTCTCACTATTACGTCCAGGACGGCGTCATACCGAGGAGCAAGCTCGCCGAGGTGCTCGGGAAGGTCGAGGAGCTAAGCCGCGAGTACGGCCTTAAAGTGGCGAACGTCTTTCACGCGGGGGACGGGAACCTCCATCCGCTGGTCCTTTACAGCGCGGCGAACGAGGGCGAGCCCGAGCGGGCGCACGAGCTCGCGGGGAAGATTCTCCGGGCGTGCGTGGACGCAGGGGGGAGCATCACGGGCGAGCACGGCGTAGGGAACGACAAGAAGATATACATGGCCGAGATGTTCGCCGAGGAAGACCTCGACGCGATGAACGTCGTCCGCTGCTCGTTCGACCCGAAGGGGCTGTCGAACCCGGGGAAGGTATTCCCGACGCCGAGGACGTGCGTCGAGCAGGGGGCGAAGCCTTACGCGGAGCACCCGCTTCAGAAGGCGGGCATGGGGGAGATGTTCTGATTATTGCCTCGATTTGAATTCTTGCCGAATGCTATGTATTAAAATCCTTATAACATGGGCGACAGCGCGATACTGAAAACACTTGCCGGGATCGTGGGCGGGGAAAACGCGGTCCCGGGCGACGGGGCGGCGGAATTTTCCGTGGGCGGCGTAGCCCCGCGGATAGTCCTCTTCCCCGGCACCGTCGAAGAGGTCTCCGAGATTATGAAGGCGGCGTCCCGCGATTCGCTCTCGGTGATACCTATGGGCTCGAACACGAAGCGCGGGCTCGGCGACGCCGTCCGGGGGGCGGACGTCGCACTCTCCGTCAAGAGGCTGAATAGAATCCTCGAACACGAATCGGCCGACCTCGTCGCGACGGCCGAGTGCGGCATGACCCTCGCGGCGCTCCAGGAAGGGCTCGGCGGGAAGGGACAGTTCCTCCCGGTCGATCCTCCGCACGTGAAAGAAGGCGCGACGCTCGGGGGGATAATCGCCTCAGGCGACAGCGGCCCCGAGAGGCTGAGATACGGCACCGCGCGCGAGCTGCTGATAGGCATGAAGGCCGTCCGCGCCGACGGCACGGTCTTTAACGGCGGGGCCAAGGTCGTAAAGAACGTCGCGGGGTACGACCTCCCGAAGCTCTTCGTCGGCTCGCTCGGGACGCTCGGGATTCTCGTCGAGGCGACGTTCAGGCTCTATCCCGTCCCCGAATATTCCCGGACGTGCATAGCGGGGTTCGGCTCGCTCGAAGACTCGCAGGCCGCCGTCCACGCGCTCTTAAATTCGGACCTCGTCATGACCTCGCTCGAACACCTGACCCCGGCGCTCGCCGGGGCCGCCGCTGGGCGCGCGGACGTGTTCATGAAGCGCGGCTCCTATCACCTCGCCGTCCGTATAGCCAACGTCGAGAAGGCCGTCAGGGACCAGATGGAGCACGTGACGGCCATACTCGGCGGCCACGGCGCGGAGGCGTCCGTCGTCGAAGGCCGCGACGAGGATTCCTTCTGGAGCGTAATAAGAGAGTTCCCCGGAGGCTCCGCGGAAGAGGGCAGGGCGGTACTGAAGGCCGGGGTAGTCATAAGCGAAGTCCCGTCGGTGTTCAAAGTTATAGAGATGCTGCGTGAAGGCGGCGTAGAGGCGCTCGCATCGGCCCGCGCCGGGAACGGGATA
This sequence is a window from Thermodesulfobacteriota bacterium. Protein-coding genes within it:
- the rplM gene encoding 50S ribosomal protein L13, with the translated sequence MSSYMARSEDFEKKWYIIDGEGKTVGRLSTKIATILRGKDKPQFTPHADIGDFVIVVNADKVKFTGKKWEQKKYYWHTGYPGGIKSITADDLMKKKPGEIIRKAVWGMLPKNKMQDKLISRLKVYAGNEHPHVSQQPENLEV
- a CDS encoding FAD-linked oxidase C-terminal domain-containing protein; the protein is MKSDDKSYHTRTHGWKRAFGKKLENILGKGGVVSSGDELIAYDADALTGMRIIPMFVVLPKSAAQVSAVLGLCYEEGVPFVPRGAGTGLSGGALPTEEGVVVSLSRMNRILEVDIANERVVVEPGVVNIAVTNAVSPYGYYYAPDPSSQVACTIGGNVAENSGGVHCLKYGVTTNHVLGLEVVLPGGEIIETGGKTLDRPGYDITGLVVGSEGLLGIVTKVVLRIVRKPETVKTFLAAFDRIEDAGAAVSGITARGVIPAGLEIMDNLCIRSVEEAVHAGYPVDAGSILLVELDGPSAGVEAEMPIVEDVLRENNATLIKTARDAKERDLFWKGRKNAFPAMGRVSSHYYVQDGVIPRSKLAEVLGKVEELSREYGLKVANVFHAGDGNLHPLVLYSAANEGEPERAHELAGKILRACVDAGGSITGEHGVGNDKKIYMAEMFAEEDLDAMNVVRCSFDPKGLSNPGKVFPTPRTCVEQGAKPYAEHPLQKAGMGEMF
- a CDS encoding FAD-binding oxidoreductase, whose protein sequence is MGDSAILKTLAGIVGGENAVPGDGAAEFSVGGVAPRIVLFPGTVEEVSEIMKAASRDSLSVIPMGSNTKRGLGDAVRGADVALSVKRLNRILEHESADLVATAECGMTLAALQEGLGGKGQFLPVDPPHVKEGATLGGIIASGDSGPERLRYGTARELLIGMKAVRADGTVFNGGAKVVKNVAGYDLPKLFVGSLGTLGILVEATFRLYPVPEYSRTCIAGFGSLEDSQAAVHALLNSDLVMTSLEHLTPALAGAAAGRADVFMKRGSYHLAVRIANVEKAVRDQMEHVTAILGGHGAEASVVEGRDEDSFWSVIREFPGGSAEEGRAVLKAGVVISEVPSVFKVIEMLREGGVEALASARAGNGIIMIELRGGDQALAGAIDSLRMVAESGGGTLVINDASPGVKSAAGVWGDLGSGYGLMKRIKSGYDPLDILNPGRLV